TTGTCGATAGTAGGAAACCATACGGAGGAAGATTCTGTTTCGCCCTGCGTCCAGATCTGGATGGGCTTTTTAGGATCTTTGCCATCCGGATTGATGAAATAGAGGCCTTTAGCGTCAGTGATCGCTGCGCTGCCTTTTACTTCTGCTTCGTCCGGTTTAGCGGTATATTCAACAAAAACAGTATAAGATTCGCTGCTTTTGTACGTTTTATTGAGTTTCAGGCGGAGTTCTTTGCCGTCATATTCATATTTAAGGGGACTGCTTTTGGCGCTCTTCAGCATGGCTTCGCTGGGGAATTTCAGTACCGCAGCACCACTGGTTTGTACCAGGGAAACCTGTTTGATGTCCATACCTTTTGCATCGAGCGTAAGGCTATCCGTGGGATAAAAGTGGGGCTGGAGGGTGATCCAGGCCTTTCCGTTGAGTTGGCGCTTAGCATAATCAAAACGTACATCCAGCTTAGTGTGAACGAGGTTATTGATCTTAGTGGGAGATGAGCGGTAGATCTGTAGTGCCGGGTCTTCTTTCGACTGCTCGCCTGATTGAGCCAGCACAGGGGCGCAAAGCCCTATGACAGCGAATCCTGCCAGCAAAATGCTGAATGTGTTCTTGAGTTGCAGATGCATGAATTGTTGTTTAAGACAAAAATAGGCCCTCCTCATGAGGGCAGGGGTCAAATTTAAACAAATGGCCCAAATACAACGCAAGCGGTTAAAATTGTTATTTTTGTAGTACCAGGACAGGTTATTTATGATCAAAGCAACAGTTAACGGCACCCAGCCGTTTGAGATAACCCCGGCCGGGGATGGTTCCGGCGGTGTAGAATGTAACGGGAAGCAAACAAACTGGAGCGCAGTGGCACTGCCTTCCGGTGGATTCAGCATCTTAATGGACGGGAAAAGTTTTGTAGCACAGGTGGTGAAAACGGACCGGGATACCAAAACGCTCACCCTTCAGATTGCGCAGGCGCTGTATGAAGTGGCCCTGGAAGAGCCTATGGACCGTTTACTGGCATCCATGGGGATCAGCGAAGCCTCTTCCCGGAAAGTGAATGATATTAAGGCGCCCATGCCGGGAATGGTACTGAAAGTGTTGGTGAGTCCTGGTCAGGCTATCCATAAAGGAGACCCTGTACTGATCCTGGAGGCTATGAAAATGGAGAATGTATTCAAAGCAACGGCGGATGCCGTGGTGAAAGAAGTGAAGGTAACGGAGCGCACAGCCGTTGAGAAAGGCGAGGTATTAATTGTGCTGGAATAATATTTGTTAGAAGAAGCATTATGGATCGATTCAAATTGAAATTATTATACCTGTTCTGTTGCCTGCTGGTAAGTTCTGGCCTGGCAGCACAGGATGCATCGTACTTCGTGTACATTCAGCATGAGAAGCAGCTGCCCTTTTATGTAAAGCTGGAGGGGAAAATGCTGAGTTCTTCCGTGAAAGGATATGTGATCCTGCCCAAATTGCCCCAGGGCAAAGTACCTGTTACCATTGGTTTCCCGAAAAGTGAAGCGCCTGAGCAATCTTATGTGCTGCGGCTGACGGGGCAGCGGGATTACGGGTTTTTGCTGAAGAATACGGGAGACAATGATTACGCCTTGTATGATCTTCAAACATTTGCTACACTTAAATCCGGTGGGGGCGCGCCTTTACAGGAAAATGTAACGGTTACCCGCATTTCCAATGA
This DNA window, taken from Chitinophaga niabensis, encodes the following:
- a CDS encoding biotin/lipoyl-containing protein → MIKATVNGTQPFEITPAGDGSGGVECNGKQTNWSAVALPSGGFSILMDGKSFVAQVVKTDRDTKTLTLQIAQALYEVALEEPMDRLLASMGISEASSRKVNDIKAPMPGMVLKVLVSPGQAIHKGDPVLILEAMKMENVFKATADAVVKEVKVTERTAVEKGEVLIVLE